Proteins from a genomic interval of Equus quagga isolate Etosha38 chromosome 13, UCLA_HA_Equagga_1.0, whole genome shotgun sequence:
- the HSBP1 gene encoding heat shock factor-binding protein 1 translates to MAETDPKTVQDLTSVVQTLLQQMQDKFQTMSDQIIGRIDDMSSRIDDLEKNIADLMTQAGVEELEGENKILATQKS, encoded by the exons ATGGCCGAGACCGACCCCAAGACCGTGCAGGACCTCACCTCGGTG GTGCAGACACTCCTGCAACAGATGCAAGATAAATTTCAGACAATGTCTGACCAGATCATTGGAagaa TTGATGACATGAGTAGTCGCATCGATGACCTGGAGAAGAACATCGCAGACCTCATGACCCAGGCCGGGGTGGAAGAACTGGAAGGTGAAAACAAGATCCTTGCCACACAGAAGAGTTGA